The nucleotide window ACACGGGCCCGACCTTCGACTGCACGCTTGTCTTCTCCTCGTCGCTCACCATGGGATGCATTTTATAGCGAGCACTAGAGAAATGTCGGCGGCCTGCTGTACGGTCTTTTCTGTAGCGACCACTAGGAAATTACGAAGGGGGCGTGGGCATGAGCGTGCTCGCGGGCAGGACGGCGCTGGTCACAGGGGCGAGCAGGGGGATCGGACGGGCGGTTGCCGAGCGGCTGGCGCGCGACGGGGCGCGGGTCGCCGTGCACTACGGCAGCAACGAGGCGGCGGCGAAGGAGACGGTGACCGCGATCGAGGCGGCCGGCGGCAGCGCCTTCGCGCTCCGGGCCGAGCTCGGGGTGCCGGGCGACGCGGAGACATTGTGGGAAGCCTTCGACCGGGAAGCGCAGGGCGTGGACATCCTGGTCAACAACGCGGGCATGGCGGTCTTCGCCACCGTGGCCGAGACGGACGAGGAGATGTACGAGCGGACACAGGCGGTCAACGCCAGGGCGCCGTTCTTCATCGTCAAGCACGGTCTGCGGCGGCTGCGGGACCACGGCCGGATCATCAACGTCACGGCGGTCACGGACGCCGCCATAGCCCCCATCGCCGCCACGCACATGGCGAAGGGCGCGGTCACGACCCTGACCCGCTCCCTCGCGGCCGAACTGGCACCGCGCGGCATCACCGCCAACTCCGTCGGGCCCGGCTTCATCGACACCGACCTGACGCGGGCGGCCCTCGCCGACCCGGCCGTGCGTGCGCACGCCGAGGCCGTCTCGGTCCTCAAGCGTGTCGGCACGGCCTCCGACGTGGCGGACGTGGTGGCGTTCCTGGCCTCGCCCGACTCCCGCTGGATCACGGGCCAGCACATGGACGCGACGGGGGGTTCGCTGCTGAGCCTGCACTAGGACCTGCCGTCGAATTCCCGCCGTCCGCCCGGGTCGACCCCTGTGGAGGAGCGGCCACCCCTGCTAGATTGGTCTACACCACATGACGGAGGTGCTTGGCCCCCTGGGTTGCGGTCGAGCCCTCTTGAGCCCTTACTTTCCAGATCGGCAGGCCCAGCGTGGAAGTTGTCATCGTTCCGGATGCCAAGGCGGGTGGCGAGCTCATAGCCGAGGCGATGGCCCAGTTGCTCCGGCACAAGCCCGACGCGCTGCTCGGGGTGGCCACGGGGTCGACCCCGCTGCCCATCTACGAGGCACTGACGGCGAAGGTGCGCGCCGGAGGCGTGGATGCCTCGCGGGCGCGAATAGCGCAGCTCGACGAGTACGTGGGGCTGCCGGCCGAGCATCCCGAGTCGTATCGCTCGGTGTTGCGCCGGGAGGTGCTGGAGCCGCTGGGGCTCGGTATGGACGCGTTCATGGGGCCGGACGGCACCGCCGAGGACGTGCTCGGGGCGTGCGCCTCGTACGAAAGGGCGTTGACCGAGGCCGGGGGCGTGGATCTGCAGTTGCTCGGCATCGGGACGGATGGGCACATCGGGTTCAACGAGCCGTGCTCCTCGCTCGCGTCCCGGACGCGGATCAAGACGCTCACGGAGCAGACCCAGGTCGACAACGCGCGCTTCTTCGGCGGGGACATCGAGCAGGTGCCGCACCATGTGATCACCCAGGGCATCGGCACGATCCTGGAGGCACGGCATCTGGTGCTGCTCGCGACGGGCGAGGGCAAGGCGGACGCGATCGCGGCGACCGTGGAGGGGCCGGTGGCCGCGGTGTGCCCGGCGTCGGCGTTGCAGCTGCATCCGCATGCGACGGTGGTGGTGGACGAGGGGGCGGCGTCCAAGCTGAAGCTGGCGG belongs to Streptomyces graminofaciens and includes:
- a CDS encoding SDR family oxidoreductase; the encoded protein is MSVLAGRTALVTGASRGIGRAVAERLARDGARVAVHYGSNEAAAKETVTAIEAAGGSAFALRAELGVPGDAETLWEAFDREAQGVDILVNNAGMAVFATVAETDEEMYERTQAVNARAPFFIVKHGLRRLRDHGRIINVTAVTDAAIAPIAATHMAKGAVTTLTRSLAAELAPRGITANSVGPGFIDTDLTRAALADPAVRAHAEAVSVLKRVGTASDVADVVAFLASPDSRWITGQHMDATGGSLLSLH
- the nagB gene encoding glucosamine-6-phosphate deaminase gives rise to the protein MEVVIVPDAKAGGELIAEAMAQLLRHKPDALLGVATGSTPLPIYEALTAKVRAGGVDASRARIAQLDEYVGLPAEHPESYRSVLRREVLEPLGLGMDAFMGPDGTAEDVLGACASYERALTEAGGVDLQLLGIGTDGHIGFNEPCSSLASRTRIKTLTEQTQVDNARFFGGDIEQVPHHVITQGIGTILEARHLVLLATGEGKADAIAATVEGPVAAVCPASALQLHPHATVVVDEGAASKLKLADYFRHTYAHKPAWQGI